The following is a genomic window from Crocinitomicaceae bacterium.
CTTCAGTATTTGCCATGTATCTATTTTTTGATGATGGGTAAATTTAACCCAATATCCTGAATGGGCAAGAATTTTTTTAAAGATGATTTTTGATTTTCAATTATTCAACAAAAATCAACGCAACCGTTGTAGAGATTCTTCAAATGTAAGCGGGTCATATTTCAGATCACGTTTTGCTTTGTCTAAAATAAATCCTGTGCGCAAGGGACGTTTAGCTTTTTGATTGAGCGTTTCAGAAGATACGGCAAGTAATTTTGATTTGTCATATCCGTAAAATTCTGCAATGCGAAAAACCATTTCAAAGATGGAGAATGTTTCAGGGCCTGAGATATGGTAGATACCGGTTGCGTTTAGATTTGCTGTTTGAATACAAGCCCAGGCTAAATCGTCAGCCCAGGTAGGTGCTCTGAACTGGTCATTCACAATTTTTAATTCTTGACCTGATTTCAATGCTTCTTTTGCCCACAAAACAATATTTGATCTGCTCAAATTATGACCTTGCCCAAAGACAATAATGGTGCGCAAAATTGCCCAGTTTTTATATTCACTCTGCAATAATATATCTTCAGAATCAGCTTTTGATTGAGCATAAATACTGAGCGGATTTCGGTCATCTGTTTCTTTGTACGGGCCCTTTAATCCATCAAAAACAAAATCAGTTGAAACATGGATGAGGTGAATATTGTTTTCAATTGAAATATTGAGTAGCGTTTTCACAGCATCCACATTAATTTTCTGACAAGCGACTTCTTTGTCTTCACACTCATCAACATTAGTCATGGCAGCGGTGTTGATAATGCAGGTGGGTTGATGTTTTTCAATCAAATTTTTAATTTCTGTTTCAGAGGTGATATCTAAATTTTCATAGTACTGATTAGGGCAATCAGGATTTCTATTTTCACCTTTTGAGGTAGCAATAAAATCAATATTTTGTCTCAGTAATTGTGAAACTACTTTTTGCCCTAACAAACCATTAGAGCCGGTGAGTAATATTTTTAAATCAGATGCCAAAAAGAGAATTCAATTTATTAATTTGATTTGGATTTCCAAGAACAAAAAGTTTTGATCCGGGTTCAATTTTTGTTGTGCTATCAGGGTTGATTTTAAATTCTCCGGTTGATGATTTGTATCCAATGACATTACAACCTGATTGTGATTTTTCTTCAAGTTCACGAATAGTGCAGGATTTTAAATCACCGGGTATCTGATCAAATTTTATTTCTTCAAGATTAACGGATGACTTACCTGAAACGCGAATGAGATCAATAAACTCCATCAAGTCAGGTGTGACAATGAGAGATGCCATGTGTGCGCCGCCAACAACATCAGGCATAATTACATTAGATGCACCGGCAACTTTGAGTTTTTTTACTGATGACAAGGCAGATGCACGTGAAATAATATTGAGATTTTTATTCAATTCATGGGCTGATAAAACAACAAACAAATTATCTGTATCTGCAGGCAAGGCAGTGACGAGTGCAGTTGCATTTTTTATTCCGGCTTTCTCTAAAATTTCATCATGCGTTGCGTCACCTTGAATAAAGGTTATCTCATCATGTTTATCATGCAAATCCAATTCATTTTTTTCGATGACAACAATTTTTTTACCGTAAAATAAAAGTTCACTGGCAGCCTGTTTACCTACTCTTCCGTATCCACAAATGATTGTGTGATTTTCCATGCGTTGAACAGATTTTATTGTTTTTAATTCAGCCCGGTATTTTTTTAATTCGCCTGACGCAAGATACGAAGTTATTACAGAAACGGTATAAGCAATTGTTCCAAAACTTGTGATGATGAGTGAAGCCGTGAAAACTCTACCGCCAAGAGAAAGCGGATGAATTTCTCCAAACCCAACTGTTGTAACGGTAATAACCGTCATGTAGAAAGAATCAAACCAAGCCCATTTTTCAATGAAGTGAAACCCAATGGTGCCTGATAAAATAATAATTAGTGTAAGAAAGAAGGCATGATATAAACCCTTGAAATATTTGTATCCGGCAATCATATTAAAGTTCCCAGATAGTTTTTCTTTTACGCTGAAATTTAAAAATGTGTTTGTGTTCTAATATCCACGCCATCATCAGATAAAGTAAAACAGGAGAACCCAATCCAATAAAAGAGAAATAAATAAAAAACAACCTTACACGTGAAACGTTGATATTCATTTTACGCGCAAACCACGCACTCACTCCAAAAGACCGGAGTTCAAAAAACAAGGTGATTTTCTGAAATAGA
Proteins encoded in this region:
- a CDS encoding SDR family oxidoreductase, coding for MASDLKILLTGSNGLLGQKVVSQLLRQNIDFIATSKGENRNPDCPNQYYENLDITSETEIKNLIEKHQPTCIINTAAMTNVDECEDKEVACQKINVDAVKTLLNISIENNIHLIHVSTDFVFDGLKGPYKETDDRNPLSIYAQSKADSEDILLQSEYKNWAILRTIIVFGQGHNLSRSNIVLWAKEALKSGQELKIVNDQFRAPTWADDLAWACIQTANLNATGIYHISGPETFSIFEMVFRIAEFYGYDKSKLLAVSSETLNQKAKRPLRTGFILDKAKRDLKYDPLTFEESLQRLR
- a CDS encoding potassium channel protein, giving the protein MIAGYKYFKGLYHAFFLTLIIILSGTIGFHFIEKWAWFDSFYMTVITVTTVGFGEIHPLSLGGRVFTASLIITSFGTIAYTVSVITSYLASGELKKYRAELKTIKSVQRMENHTIICGYGRVGKQAASELLFYGKKIVVIEKNELDLHDKHDEITFIQGDATHDEILEKAGIKNATALVTALPADTDNLFVVLSAHELNKNLNIISRASALSSVKKLKVAGASNVIMPDVVGGAHMASLIVTPDLMEFIDLIRVSGKSSVNLEEIKFDQIPGDLKSCTIRELEEKSQSGCNVIGYKSSTGEFKINPDSTTKIEPGSKLFVLGNPNQINKLNSLFGI
- a CDS encoding PspC family transcriptional regulator, encoding MSLFQKITLFFELRSFGVSAWFARKMNINVSRVRLFFIYFSFIGLGSPVLLYLMMAWILEHKHIFKFQRKRKTIWEL